In Saccharicrinis carchari, the DNA window CCGCCGCCGATAATCTGTACCTGATTCCTACTGCCGAAGTACCTGTTACCAATATGTATCGTAACGAAGTACTGAAGGAGGAAGAACTACCCATAAAAAATATGGCTTACACGCCCTGTTTCCGTCGCGAAGCCGGATCGTGGGGCGCCCATGTGCGTGGACTCAACCGCCTGCACCAATTCGATAAGGTAGAGATTGTACATATATCGCATCCCGATACATCGTATCAGGCGCTGGACGATATGGTGGCTCATGTGGAAGGCTTGATTAACAAGCTGGGTTTACCTTATCGCATCATGCGTTTGTGTGGTGGCGATATTAGCTTTACCTCAGCACTTACCTTCGATTTTGAAGTATATTCGGCCGCCCAGGATCGGTGGTTAGAAGTAAGCTCTGTTTCCAATTTCGAGGCTTACCAGGCCAATCGTTTGAAGTGTCGTTATAAAGGCAAGGATATGAAAAAGGCCGAACTGGTGCATACCCTAAACGGCAGTGCCTTGGCATTACCGCGTATTGTGGCCGCTCTGTTGGAGAATAACCAAACAGCCGAGGGTATTAAAATACCCGAAGTTTTGGTGCCGTATTGTAATTTCGACACGATTAATTAGTATTTACAGGACAGTTTTCTGACGAAGAATATGTTGAAAACTGGTCCTTATTGTTAAACTTAAATAATATATTTTGGTACAAGGAGAAACGAAAAGAGAAAAGAAAAATAAAAAAAACAAAACCATAGCCGGACTTTTAATGGGAATTGGTTTAATGTTGGTTGTTCAGGTAATAATAGCCGAACCATCCATCAACAAGATAATCAAAGAAGATGCTGTGGAAAAAAATAAAGCGCGCCCCATGATGGAAAACGACAAGAAATGGTACGACAGCAATGCAGTGGCCATGGTCGGAAATACAGTGCAGTATAGCTACGCAACCGCAAAAATTAAAAAGTAAACAGCAACATAGACTTACTAGCAGAGCTTCTGTAAGGGGATTAGGATAACAACATCAAAACAAATCCCGAATGACAACTATATGGCACTAACTATAGTACGGAGGTTTGTAATTACAGAGATAAGAATGGTAATCCACGAACTGCTATATCTGTAACACCCAACAAATACGAAGAATAGCTATTTAAATACCATCAACATGTTTATATATAATACCACTTTTGTGGTAAATATCAGTAGCTTCGATACTTGGCAAAAGTGGTTGTACACCACGTGTAAGCCCTTAATAAAAAACCTGGTTCCTGCTTCGGAAGTAGCCGTATACGAGGTTATGAGTATTGAAAACGAAGAAGAGAGAACCGTGTCGGTACAATGGAAAGTGGCTTCCCCGGACGATTTGGATGCCATTAATAAACAATCGCCCCTTATGCTAAAACAAATGAGCTCGGATTTTGGTGAAAAGGTGTTGTTTTTTAGTACTATTTTACGATCGTTATAATTTATGGAGTGGTAAAAGAACGCATCATATTGGGTATCGACCCCGGAACAACCGTAATGGGCTACGGCGTAATCAGGGTATTGGGAAACCAGCCTTCGCTGGTGTCGATGGGTGTGCTGGAACTACAAAAGTACCAAAACCATTACATCAAACTAAAAAAAATATACGAAACCATTACCCGTTTGTGCGATAACTACACACCCGATGAGCTGGCTATCGAAGCACCTTTCTTTGGGAAAAACGTGCAGTCGATGTTAAAGCTGGGTCGTGCACAAGGAGTGGCTATGGCTGCTGCCCTGGCACGCGACCTGCCCGTTTTTGAATATGCCCCTTTAAAAATAAAACAGTCTATCACCGGTAACGGACGGGCAAGCAAAGAGCAGGTAGCCCATTTTCTAACAAGATATTTAAAAATAGAAACCGATCCTAAATACTTAGATGCCACCGATGGTGTGGCGGCAGCACTATGCCATTTCTTCCAGAATCAGGGTATTAAAAAAGAAAATACGGTGAAGAGTTGGAAAGAATTTATGAGTAAAAACCCGGGTAGGGTTAAATAAAAATTCAGTTTATAAATCACTTTGCTCAAGGTCCGAAATCTTACGTCGCCATTCATCCGGAATGAGAAGTGATGACTGTGTTTTAGGATCAAAACCTACCATTACCGAGCTACACGTGGCCTTTAAAATGTTTTTATCGTCCACTATATGCTGTATCAGCTTCATGCTTTTGTCGCCGATATATAAAACTTTGGTTTTAACCCTAAGCTTATCGCTAAGGAAAACGGGAGCGAGAAAGTCCGTTTTAATGGAAGCCACGATAGCACCAAACTCCTTCCAGTTCACTTCGTTTTTAAATACTTTATTAAAATAACCCAATCGGCCCAAATCAAAATATTCCTGAATGGTGGAGTTGTTGGCATGTCCCAACCCATCCATATCGTTAAAGCGTATTTGTA includes these proteins:
- a CDS encoding DUF4286 family protein — protein: MFIYNTTFVVNISSFDTWQKWLYTTCKPLIKNLVPASEVAVYEVMSIENEEERTVSVQWKVASPDDLDAINKQSPLMLKQMSSDFGEKVLFFSTILRSL
- the ruvC gene encoding crossover junction endodeoxyribonuclease RuvC, whose translation is MVKERIILGIDPGTTVMGYGVIRVLGNQPSLVSMGVLELQKYQNHYIKLKKIYETITRLCDNYTPDELAIEAPFFGKNVQSMLKLGRAQGVAMAAALARDLPVFEYAPLKIKQSITGNGRASKEQVAHFLTRYLKIETDPKYLDATDGVAAALCHFFQNQGIKKENTVKSWKEFMSKNPGRVK
- a CDS encoding acyl-CoA thioesterase, with translation MKTENIHFNHSDNIQIRFNDMDGLGHANNSTIQEYFDLGRLGYFNKVFKNEVNWKEFGAIVASIKTDFLAPVFLSDKLRVKTKVLYIGDKSMKLIQHIVDDKNILKATCSSVMVGFDPKTQSSLLIPDEWRRKISDLEQSDL